The following proteins come from a genomic window of Nasonia vitripennis strain AsymCx chromosome 4 unlocalized genomic scaffold, Nvit_psr_1.1 chr4_random0004, whole genome shotgun sequence:
- the LOC103315549 gene encoding uncharacterized protein LOC103315549, which yields MDKHLNEIEILVIQKSIIGMKMIHVITNNQIKRLVIQKTIIAMKIGMKMVYVITTKVKKITKKMEDLITESLKYYQVNNPGYQDKMKRYTLTETGEKYLGEDISTNDLNWNLVQAKKNFQHLFEGHQV from the exons ATGGACAAGCACTTGAACGAAATCGAAATATTGGTAATCCAGAAGAGCATAATAGGAATGAAAATGATCCACGTAATAACCAACAACCAAATCAAAAGGTTGGTAATCCAGAAGACCATAATAGCAATGAAAATAGGAATGAAAATGGTCTACGTAATAACCACTAAA gtaaaaaaaattacaaaaaaaatggaaGATTTAATCACAGAATCTCTAAAATATTATCAAGTGAATAATCCTGGCTATCAGGATAAAATGAAAAGATACACCTTGACAGAAACTGGTGAG AAATATCTTGGTGAAGATATCTCAACTAATGATCTAAATTGGAATCTTGTgcaagcgaaaaaaaattttcaacatttgtTCGAAGGGCATCAAGTATAA